Below is a genomic region from Bacteroidia bacterium.
GCTGCCTTTCCGGAAACTGAATTAATACCAGTAAAAATGGAAGAAGAAACAGTAATGTCATCAATAGTGATATAAGGTCTTGAACCCACTCCTGTATTGGATTGGTAGGCTTTCCAACGCAATTGAACCAAAGCCTGGTTATTAAAACTGGCAGGTAAAACAATTCCGGAGAAACTTTGAACTGAGTTATTGGCTGCACCGGCAGAAGTATAGGTAGTTCCGGCAATATCGGTCCATGCGCTTGTTGAATCAGGACGAGCTTGAAGAATCATATCATACACTCTTGGGGTTGGAGTTCCATTGGATTGAACGGCAGTACCGGCTTTCCAACTAACGGTCAAGCCTTCGCGATTGGAAGAATTTAATGTTACCAAAACAGCACCGGCTTTACCACCAACTGTACCATTTGCATCTACTGAATCGCATTGCAAATCGCTTTGGTTGTTTTGAGTATTAATGAAGGCAACACCGGAATCACCGCGGCCAATAATACGGCTACGAGCAGTTAAGTTGTAATAACATTTCCAATCTGCAGAAGGATCATCAGCAGAAGTTGGATCGGTAGAAGCCAAAGTATATTGTTTAAATTTAATCCCGGCAGGATATGTTCCGGGAGCAGTTGCAGGGTCCCATGTGGTAAAAGAAAAATCACCACTTCCTAAGTTCCATACGGCTTGTCCGTAGGTTACAGTCACCGACAAAAGTGCAGTTGCAAGAATTGCGTAAAGTTTTTTCATTCGAATTTTAATTTGAGCAAAATTAGAGAATTTACCTGAATTTATTTAAGCAAATCCAAAAGGTATTGTCCATAACCGCTTTTTAAGAGCGGTTGCGCTACCTCCCGCAGTTGGATTTCATCAATGAAACCCATTCTCCAGGCTATCTCTTCAATACATCCAATTTTTAAACCTTGCCTTTCTTCAATCACTTGAAC
It encodes:
- a CDS encoding T9SS type A sorting domain-containing protein, whose protein sequence is MKKLYAILATALLSVTVTYGQAVWNLGSGDFSFTTWDPATAPGTYPAGIKFKQYTLASTDPTSADDPSADWKCYYNLTARSRIIGRGDSGVAFINTQNNQSDLQCDSVDANGTVGGKAGAVLVTLNSSNREGLTVSWKAGTAVQSNGTPTPRVYDMILQARPDSTSAWTDIAGTTYTSAGAANNSVQSFSGIVLPASFNNQALVQLRWKAYQSNTGVGSRPYITIDDITVSSSIFTGINSVSGKAAFEVYPNPASQEINFTKAVTGQLLDASGRVVLNLNNATKADVSSLQSGLYFLRSIAGEVVKVSVK